In one Pseudomonas purpurea genomic region, the following are encoded:
- a CDS encoding alpha/beta hydrolase — translation MRPEIAVLDIQGQYRVYTEFYRADAAEKTIILVNGSMATTASFAQTVKNLHPQFNVVLYDQPYAGKSKAHNRHEKMLTKEVEGQILLELIDHFAAEHVLSFSWGGAAALVALSHRPRRIEKAVISSFSPVINEPMRDYLERGVDYLGSLDRDRVGHLVNNTIGKHLPSLFKRFNYRHVSSLAEHEYGQMHFHISEVLNSDRQCYLKAARKIDVPVLFMNGEWDEYTAASDARLFANHVQHSSFSTLQAAGHFLDMEHKAACRDSRHALMGFLKPARHDNRPRHHLTQEHHALAI, via the coding sequence ATGAGGCCAGAAATCGCTGTGCTGGATATACAGGGGCAGTACCGGGTTTACACGGAGTTCTATCGCGCAGACGCCGCAGAGAAGACCATTATTCTGGTCAACGGCTCAATGGCCACCACCGCGTCGTTTGCGCAGACCGTGAAAAACCTGCACCCGCAGTTCAACGTAGTTCTGTACGACCAACCCTACGCGGGCAAGTCAAAAGCCCACAATCGCCATGAAAAAATGCTCACCAAGGAAGTCGAAGGGCAGATCCTGCTGGAGCTCATCGACCACTTCGCGGCGGAACACGTGCTGTCGTTCTCATGGGGCGGTGCAGCGGCACTGGTCGCCCTGTCACACCGGCCACGGCGGATCGAAAAAGCGGTCATCAGCTCGTTTTCACCAGTGATCAACGAACCGATGCGCGACTACCTGGAACGCGGGGTCGACTACCTGGGCAGCCTGGATCGCGACCGTGTCGGCCATCTGGTCAACAACACCATCGGCAAGCACCTGCCGTCTCTGTTCAAGCGCTTCAATTACCGTCACGTCAGCAGCCTGGCCGAGCATGAATACGGGCAGATGCACTTCCACATCAGCGAGGTCCTCAACAGTGACCGCCAGTGCTACCTGAAGGCGGCACGAAAGATTGATGTGCCCGTGCTGTTCATGAACGGTGAATGGGACGAATACACCGCAGCCTCCGACGCCAGGCTGTTCGCCAATCACGTGCAGCACAGCAGCTTCAGTACCTTGCAAGCCGCAGGGCACTTTCTCGACATGGAGCACAAAGCGGCCTGCCGAGACAGTCGTCATGCACTGATGGGCTTCCTGAAACCGGCACGACACGACAACCGACCGCGTCATCATCTCACTCAGGAACACCATGCTCTGGCCATTTGA
- a CDS encoding AidA/PixA family protein, translated as MSTDTTTLPADTTEQIANLLLIVDAETLLSHYPNPSLDPQQPTSVDDGFILFFGGAHGTSPNAHPNRLALLAGSAKTFHLRTRTVGLRAEHSVVVYAMSVGKAGVLSPPELVVHEGLTLPALDPENLAQPISQNATDHFWRCKQLTAGVEKCTLSFMLVSTDCQALGYFSWTAEVKLSG; from the coding sequence ATGTCCACAGACACAACCACACTCCCCGCCGACACCACTGAGCAGATCGCCAACCTGCTGCTGATTGTCGATGCCGAAACCCTGCTCTCCCATTACCCGAACCCGAGCCTCGACCCACAGCAACCGACCTCGGTGGATGACGGTTTCATCTTATTCTTTGGCGGTGCCCATGGCACATCGCCCAACGCACACCCCAATCGCCTGGCCCTGCTCGCCGGCAGCGCAAAAACCTTCCACCTGCGCACCCGCACCGTGGGGTTGCGCGCCGAACACAGCGTGGTGGTCTATGCCATGAGCGTCGGCAAGGCTGGCGTGCTCTCGCCTCCCGAACTGGTTGTGCACGAAGGCCTGACCCTGCCCGCACTCGACCCTGAGAACCTGGCTCAACCTATCAGCCAAAACGCCACTGACCACTTCTGGCGCTGCAAACAACTGACCGCTGGGGTCGAGAAATGCACCCTAAGCTTCATGCTGGTCAGTACCGATTGCCAGGCCCTGGGGTATTTCAGCTGGACGGCCGAGGTGAAGCTGTCGGGTTGA
- the tam gene encoding trans-aconitate 2-methyltransferase: MSWSAKQYVAFENERTRPARDLLAAIPDIDARSVIDIGCGPGNSTELLVQRFANATVRGLDSSPDMLEAARKRLPGVRFDTADIAAWNESGPFDVILANAVFQWLPDHATLLPSLVARLTPGGSLAIQMPDNLDEPAHRLMREVAANGPWASKLAGVAGQRTTLDDANTYYSMLCSCSSRVDVWRTTYHHPLAGGASAVVEWFKGSGLRQFLEPLDEAEQAQYLKQYLAALEPHFPVLADGSVLLPFPRLFIVATR, translated from the coding sequence ATGAGCTGGTCCGCCAAGCAGTATGTAGCTTTTGAGAATGAGCGCACGCGTCCGGCGCGTGACTTGCTGGCCGCCATTCCCGACATCGACGCCCGTTCGGTGATCGACATCGGCTGCGGCCCCGGCAACTCGACCGAGCTGCTGGTGCAGCGGTTTGCCAACGCCACGGTGCGTGGGCTGGACAGCTCGCCCGACATGCTCGAGGCTGCGCGCAAGCGTTTACCCGGTGTGCGTTTCGACACGGCCGACATCGCGGCCTGGAATGAATCAGGACCGTTCGACGTCATCCTTGCCAACGCGGTGTTTCAGTGGCTTCCCGACCACGCCACGCTGTTGCCATCGCTGGTGGCCAGGCTCACGCCTGGCGGCAGCCTGGCGATTCAAATGCCCGACAACCTTGATGAACCGGCCCACCGGTTGATGCGCGAGGTCGCCGCCAATGGCCCCTGGGCTAGCAAACTGGCGGGGGTCGCCGGGCAACGGACGACGCTGGACGACGCCAATACGTACTACTCGATGCTGTGTTCGTGCAGTTCGCGAGTCGATGTGTGGCGCACCACGTACCACCATCCGCTGGCAGGTGGTGCATCTGCGGTGGTCGAGTGGTTCAAGGGCAGCGGCTTGCGACAGTTTCTCGAGCCCCTCGACGAGGCTGAACAGGCGCAGTACCTCAAACAGTACCTGGCGGCGCTTGAGCCGCACTTTCCAGTACTGGCCGATGGCTCGGTGCTGCTGCCGTTTCCACGCTTGTTTATTGTCGCGACCCGTTAA
- a CDS encoding inclusion body family protein: MSRVTDVLVSIDTETILKNYPNISKNPSAPTMIDVNHVYMVTNQNNVVSGQAGGELNLRAQVGDLIRWRETSLSQSFETAVIFYKFIGNQGNDLISTPTPRKATACVAVPNTSNPSVPSCQKVDNHYWSSETLSTGSVTYHFNFLIVDRDCKIVGCCSWDPFITIRN, encoded by the coding sequence ATGTCTCGAGTCACGGATGTGCTTGTTTCGATCGACACCGAAACCATTCTGAAAAACTACCCGAACATCAGCAAAAACCCTTCGGCGCCGACGATGATCGACGTCAACCACGTGTACATGGTGACTAATCAGAACAACGTGGTCAGTGGCCAGGCCGGTGGTGAGCTCAATCTGCGAGCCCAGGTCGGCGACCTGATTCGCTGGCGCGAAACCAGCCTGTCGCAGAGCTTCGAAACGGCGGTGATTTTCTACAAGTTCATCGGCAATCAGGGCAACGACCTGATCTCCACCCCCACCCCGCGCAAAGCGACCGCCTGTGTGGCCGTGCCAAACACCAGCAATCCGTCGGTGCCTAGCTGCCAGAAAGTCGATAACCATTACTGGTCATCGGAAACCCTTTCCACCGGCAGTGTGACTTACCACTTCAACTTCCTGATCGTGGACCGCGATTGCAAGATTGTAGGTTGCTGCTCGTGGGATCCGTTCATCACCATCCGTAACTGA
- a CDS encoding acyltransferase — MSSKKNLEIEYLRGAAIGLTILAHITFLLPFYKEFFSKVFDLYTMGSGVDLFFCISGYVVSKSYLDYFDKHRQQGTYGLATFTFWLRRAYRLLPTAWLWVLIPLGFSIFYNQSNAFESWFYNLRSFTAVATFSGNLANQYGLLLGPNSVYWSLALEEQFYFIFPLFLLLITSPRWRIIALLLLIAAQFGLDRNMFAPAPAAMLFSFRLDAMMWGILLCLFTRSSLYQHMEPTVLGKSWLKRLGVTLFLLYMLGAISAQMIATPIAFGLVAIVALILVWLASYQKGYIFSPPALAPLLGWLGSRSYALYVIHMFAYHLSTEIWTRVATERGLALSQGFTTELLVTAAVIMIVCAELNFRFVEEPLRRRGAEIARRKLAALEPQVPVQSAPPAGQIHVPETAKP, encoded by the coding sequence ATGAGTAGCAAGAAGAACCTGGAAATCGAATACCTGCGAGGTGCCGCGATCGGCCTGACCATCCTCGCCCACATCACGTTTTTGCTGCCCTTCTACAAGGAGTTCTTCTCCAAGGTGTTTGACCTCTACACCATGGGCTCGGGGGTAGACCTGTTCTTTTGCATCTCCGGTTATGTGGTCAGCAAAAGTTACCTCGACTACTTCGACAAACATCGACAGCAAGGCACTTATGGCCTCGCCACGTTCACCTTCTGGCTACGCCGCGCCTATCGCCTGCTGCCCACCGCGTGGCTCTGGGTGCTGATCCCGCTGGGCTTTTCGATTTTCTACAACCAGTCCAATGCCTTTGAATCGTGGTTCTACAACCTGCGCAGCTTCACCGCTGTCGCAACGTTCAGCGGCAACCTGGCCAATCAGTACGGTCTGCTGCTGGGGCCTAACTCGGTGTATTGGAGCCTGGCCCTGGAAGAGCAGTTCTACTTCATCTTCCCGCTGTTTCTACTGCTGATTACCTCACCGCGCTGGCGCATCATCGCCCTGCTGCTGTTGATCGCTGCGCAGTTCGGCCTGGACCGCAACATGTTCGCCCCGGCACCGGCGGCCATGCTGTTCTCGTTCCGACTGGACGCGATGATGTGGGGCATCCTGCTCTGCCTGTTTACCCGCAGCAGCCTCTACCAACACATGGAACCGACGGTGCTGGGCAAAAGTTGGCTCAAGCGCCTGGGTGTGACGCTGTTTCTGCTGTACATGCTGGGCGCCATCTCGGCGCAGATGATTGCAACGCCGATTGCCTTTGGCCTGGTTGCGATTGTGGCGTTGATCCTGGTATGGCTGGCCAGCTACCAGAAAGGCTACATCTTCAGCCCTCCGGCGCTGGCGCCACTGCTCGGCTGGCTGGGTTCGCGCTCCTACGCGCTCTATGTGATTCACATGTTCGCCTATCACTTGAGCACGGAAATCTGGACCCGGGTCGCCACCGAACGGGGCCTCGCGCTGAGCCAGGGCTTCACCACCGAATTGCTGGTGACGGCAGCCGTGATCATGATCGTGTGCGCCGAGTTGAACTTCCGCTTCGTCGAAGAACCCTTACGCCGCCGCGGGGCCGAAATCGCCCGCCGCAAACTCGCCGCGCTGGAGCCTCAGGTCCCCGTGCAATCGGCCCCACCAGCAGGACAGATCCATGTGCCGGAAACGGCGAAGCCTTGA
- a CDS encoding type I restriction endonuclease, giving the protein MEFFEKLASLAAKVRLQGGAIQTEEATKNAFVMPFISTVLGYDVFDPTEVTPEFVCDVGTKKGEKIDYAIMKEGEVQILIECKKIGEPLHINHASQLFRYFHVTSARISILTNGQVYKFFTDLDAPNKMDEKPFLELDLLSIDEYSVPELTKLTKSAFDVESIINAAGELKYVSQIKKIIASQVSNPEDDFVKVFASRVYEGALTQKVREQFQELTRKAVGQFLNDQINDRLKSAMNGVAPTSLLSPPVSGSSGSDTEDRNESDDKIVTTEEELEGYHIVRALVRSVVDAKRIVQRDTQSYFGILLDDNNRKPICRLHFNRSQKYIGIFDEEKNETRHPINSVDDIYEYSDRLRKTVGFYD; this is encoded by the coding sequence ATGGAATTCTTCGAAAAATTGGCCAGTCTTGCTGCCAAGGTTCGTCTTCAGGGCGGTGCTATCCAGACAGAAGAAGCGACAAAAAATGCCTTTGTCATGCCGTTCATCAGCACGGTACTGGGATATGACGTATTCGACCCGACAGAGGTGACCCCAGAGTTTGTCTGCGATGTAGGGACGAAGAAGGGCGAGAAGATCGACTACGCGATCATGAAGGAAGGTGAGGTTCAGATTCTCATCGAGTGCAAAAAGATTGGCGAGCCGCTGCATATCAATCACGCGTCGCAACTGTTCCGCTACTTTCATGTCACCAGTGCCAGGATTTCCATCCTCACCAATGGCCAGGTCTACAAGTTTTTCACTGACCTGGATGCCCCCAACAAAATGGATGAAAAGCCGTTCCTTGAGTTGGACCTGCTGAGCATTGACGAGTACTCGGTCCCGGAGCTGACCAAGTTGACCAAGTCTGCATTCGACGTCGAGTCGATCATCAACGCAGCGGGTGAACTGAAGTACGTTAGCCAGATCAAGAAGATCATCGCCTCGCAAGTCAGCAACCCGGAGGATGACTTCGTCAAAGTGTTCGCCTCTCGGGTGTATGAGGGGGCCCTTACACAAAAAGTGCGTGAGCAGTTTCAGGAGCTGACCCGCAAAGCAGTCGGGCAGTTTCTTAATGACCAAATCAATGATCGTTTGAAATCCGCTATGAATGGGGTCGCACCGACATCGCTGCTTTCGCCGCCAGTTTCCGGAAGCAGCGGTTCCGATACCGAGGACCGGAATGAGTCGGACGACAAGATAGTGACCACCGAGGAAGAGTTGGAGGGGTATCACATTGTTCGTGCGCTGGTTCGCTCCGTGGTTGATGCCAAACGTATTGTCCAGCGCGATACACAGAGCTACTTCGGCATCTTGCTCGACGATAACAACCGCAAACCTATTTGCCGCCTGCACTTCAATCGTTCTCAGAAGTACATCGGGATTTTTGACGAAGAAAAGAACGAAACACGCCATCCAATCAATTCGGTCGACGATATTTATGAATACTCGGATCGTTTGAGGAAAACGGTTGGATTCTACGACTAG